One window from the genome of Thermaerobacter marianensis DSM 12885 encodes:
- a CDS encoding VanZ family protein — MDRSRTWLRQGSAWLQAAVALLYVGVLLRVTVLKFPQLLMNQDWQPQSLMLQWRFAVNPVPFRTIAGYLAGEPSAGIAVQNLAGNVLIFVPWGVLWVWCRAHRARAAVVVGTALVASFVLEVAEFLLRVGSFDVDDLLLNGLGAFLGYGAARFPWRRRFRARTTGC, encoded by the coding sequence ATGGACCGGTCCCGGACGTGGCTGCGGCAGGGGTCGGCGTGGCTCCAGGCGGCCGTGGCGCTTCTTTACGTCGGGGTCCTCTTGCGGGTCACGGTCCTGAAGTTTCCCCAGCTCCTGATGAACCAGGATTGGCAGCCCCAGTCCCTGATGCTGCAGTGGCGCTTCGCGGTGAACCCGGTCCCGTTCCGTACCATCGCCGGGTATCTGGCGGGTGAACCGTCGGCGGGGATCGCCGTGCAAAATCTCGCCGGCAACGTCCTGATCTTTGTCCCGTGGGGCGTGTTGTGGGTGTGGTGCCGGGCCCACCGGGCCCGGGCGGCGGTGGTCGTCGGTACCGCACTGGTGGCCAGCTTCGTCCTGGAGGTGGCCGAGTTCCTCCTGCGGGTGGGGTCCTTCGACGTGGACGACCTGTTGCTGAACGGCCTGGGCGCCTTCTTGGGGTACGGGGCGGCACGGTTCCCATGGCGCCGGCGGTTCCGGGCCCGGACCACGGGCTGTTGA
- a CDS encoding RNA polymerase sigma factor: protein MEGNGAVAGIPWPGRRLSPVVPARAAPAGAAAPWPAAAPLAPPGPGPGRHGAAPAPADSATRPHPHGVHPDAAGQGDGPPEAALLAGLRAGEPAALQRLAEEWAPRLYRYAVRLGADPEGARDLVQEVLVRALRSFRSGRVPHRLGPWLYTILTNLLRDEARSAYRQRVDLAGSALEGPAPWSPALPAPAETAAGTLGADPAEVVARRDEGADQARRLRAALMALPLPWRQVVVLRVLEELPVAEVAAVLGVAEGTVKSRLHRALKALRQALEPAAEPGEVSAREQEG, encoded by the coding sequence GTGGAAGGAAACGGTGCGGTGGCAGGGATCCCGTGGCCGGGCCGTCGTCTCTCCCCGGTGGTGCCCGCCCGGGCGGCGCCGGCCGGGGCCGCGGCCCCGTGGCCGGCGGCAGCCCCCCTTGCCCCGCCCGGGCCGGGGCCCGGGCGGCACGGGGCGGCACCGGCGCCCGCTGACAGCGCCACCCGTCCCCATCCCCACGGGGTGCATCCGGACGCGGCGGGTCAGGGGGACGGTCCGCCGGAGGCCGCCCTGCTGGCCGGGCTGCGAGCGGGAGAGCCGGCGGCCCTGCAGCGGCTGGCCGAGGAGTGGGCACCCCGGCTGTACCGGTACGCCGTGCGCCTGGGGGCCGATCCGGAAGGGGCCCGCGATCTGGTTCAGGAGGTCCTCGTCCGTGCCCTGCGCAGCTTCCGGTCCGGCCGCGTCCCCCATCGCCTGGGCCCGTGGCTGTATACCATCCTGACCAATCTCCTCCGGGACGAGGCCCGGAGCGCCTACCGCCAGCGGGTCGACCTGGCCGGCTCCGCCCTGGAGGGCCCGGCCCCCTGGAGCCCGGCACTCCCGGCGCCGGCGGAGACGGCGGCCGGCACCCTGGGGGCCGACCCGGCCGAGGTGGTCGCCCGGCGGGACGAGGGCGCCGATCAGGCCCGCCGCCTGCGGGCCGCCCTGATGGCGCTGCCCCTCCCGTGGCGCCAGGTGGTGGTGCTGCGGGTGCTGGAGGAACTTCCCGTGGCCGAGGTGGCGGCGGTGCTCGGCGTGGCCGAGGGGACGGTCAAGTCCCGGCTGCACCGCGCCCTCAAAGCCTTGCGGCAGGCCCTCGAGCCGGCGGCGGAGCCGGGGGAGGTGAGCGCCCGTGAACAGGAAGGATGA
- a CDS encoding MDR family MFS transporter, with product MKERQPVTNQPAEPAEAAATGVNPARGIPAAAGPSATPSVPAAGPGGAAAGDGPRPGERRLAMIGVMLCMFLGALDQTIVSTAMPRVVEELHGLDRYAWVATSYLLATVVALPIFGRLNELLPGKWVFITAASIFLAGSALSGLSPSMDALIAFRALQGIGGGGLFATSITTIGLLYPPRERGRVQGVFAAVFGLSSVIGPWVGGLLTDHLNWRWVFYVNMPVGIVALYFLFRHMPLLPPMRRSAFDLPGAVTMALWTVPLILACSWGGSTYPWDSPQVLGLFALAAVGLVLFVLVERRSAHPLFDLTLFANPTFRWAVLALLFFGGTFLGSVMFLPLYLVQVKGFSASNSGLALTPLTMGTVAGSLLAGQLATRFGRYKPMLLVSSVASVALFIVLHQVLRVETPLWQVLVLMVLLGFVFGPSMPLYGMAVQNSVSRERIGTASSATQFFRQVGSTVAVALLGTVLSGALHDGMIQHLPPAYRAATQSFQMPAEGMAGGVDMEARVRQGFEQVLAEVEQALQGDEQAYRRLQADPRVPAALKQQVPEGGIPAQVRARTEPVRVALEAALQGDPQARQALLANPALPASLRQLVQNPPADPAARQAALAAARQALDAQVQTMTVEAERQAMAQIRQAMEQQVDRVVATFRSAFNEAVTDALRQVYLYTAVMAVMGLLCLFFLPDQELRSSYAQPEPVPAVARE from the coding sequence GTGAAGGAACGGCAGCCCGTGACGAACCAGCCCGCTGAACCCGCAGAAGCGGCGGCGACCGGCGTGAACCCGGCCCGCGGCATCCCCGCCGCGGCCGGCCCGTCCGCCACGCCTTCCGTGCCCGCCGCCGGGCCCGGGGGCGCGGCGGCCGGGGACGGCCCGCGCCCCGGCGAGCGGCGCCTGGCCATGATCGGCGTCATGCTGTGCATGTTTCTGGGCGCTCTGGACCAGACCATCGTGTCCACGGCCATGCCCCGGGTGGTGGAAGAACTCCACGGCCTCGACCGCTACGCCTGGGTGGCGACGTCGTACCTGCTGGCCACTGTGGTGGCCCTGCCCATCTTCGGCCGGCTCAACGAGCTATTGCCAGGCAAGTGGGTCTTCATCACCGCGGCCAGCATCTTCCTGGCCGGCTCGGCCTTGAGCGGCCTGTCGCCCAGCATGGACGCCCTGATCGCCTTCCGCGCGCTGCAGGGGATCGGCGGCGGCGGCCTCTTCGCCACCTCCATCACGACCATCGGCCTGCTCTACCCGCCGCGGGAGCGCGGCCGGGTGCAGGGCGTGTTCGCCGCCGTGTTCGGCCTCTCCAGCGTCATCGGCCCCTGGGTGGGCGGCCTTTTGACGGACCACCTCAACTGGCGCTGGGTCTTCTACGTGAACATGCCGGTGGGCATCGTGGCCCTGTACTTCCTGTTCCGCCACATGCCCCTGCTGCCGCCCATGCGCCGGTCGGCCTTCGACCTGCCCGGCGCGGTGACCATGGCCCTGTGGACGGTGCCGCTAATCCTGGCCTGCTCCTGGGGCGGTTCCACCTATCCGTGGGATTCGCCGCAGGTGCTGGGCCTCTTCGCCCTGGCCGCGGTGGGCCTGGTCCTGTTCGTGCTGGTGGAACGGCGCAGCGCCCACCCGCTGTTCGACCTGACCCTGTTCGCCAACCCCACCTTCCGCTGGGCGGTGCTGGCCCTCTTGTTCTTCGGCGGCACCTTCCTGGGCAGCGTGATGTTCCTGCCCCTGTACCTGGTGCAGGTCAAGGGCTTCTCGGCGTCCAACTCGGGTCTGGCCCTGACGCCCCTGACCATGGGCACGGTGGCGGGCAGCCTGCTGGCGGGCCAGCTGGCCACCCGTTTCGGGCGCTACAAGCCCATGCTGCTGGTCAGCTCCGTGGCGTCGGTGGCGTTGTTCATCGTGCTCCACCAGGTGCTGCGGGTCGAGACGCCCCTGTGGCAGGTGCTGGTGCTGATGGTCCTGCTGGGGTTCGTGTTCGGGCCGTCCATGCCGCTCTACGGCATGGCGGTGCAGAACAGCGTCAGCCGCGAGCGCATCGGCACCGCCAGCAGCGCCACCCAGTTCTTCCGCCAGGTGGGGTCGACGGTGGCGGTGGCCCTGCTGGGCACCGTGCTCAGCGGGGCGCTGCACGACGGGATGATCCAGCACCTGCCGCCCGCCTACCGGGCCGCGACCCAGTCGTTCCAGATGCCCGCCGAGGGCATGGCCGGCGGTGTCGACATGGAGGCCCGGGTGCGCCAGGGCTTCGAACAGGTGCTGGCCGAGGTGGAGCAGGCGCTCCAGGGGGATGAGCAAGCCTACCGGCGCCTGCAGGCGGACCCGCGGGTGCCGGCGGCGCTGAAGCAGCAGGTGCCGGAGGGCGGCATTCCGGCCCAGGTGCGGGCCCGGACGGAGCCGGTCCGGGTTGCCCTGGAGGCGGCCCTGCAGGGTGACCCCCAGGCCCGGCAGGCGTTGCTGGCCAACCCCGCGCTGCCCGCCAGCCTGCGCCAGCTGGTGCAGAACCCGCCCGCGGACCCGGCGGCGCGCCAGGCGGCCCTGGCGGCGGCCCGCCAGGCCCTGGACGCCCAGGTTCAGACCATGACCGTCGAGGCCGAGCGCCAGGCCATGGCGCAGATCCGCCAGGCCATGGAGCAGCAGGTGGACCGGGTCGTGGCCACCTTCCGCAGCGCCTTCAACGAGGCGGTGACCGACGCCCTGCGGCAGGTGTACCTGTACACCGCGGTCATGGCGGTGATGGGCCTGCTTTGCCTGTTCTTCCTGCCGGACCAGGAGCTCCGGAGCAGCTATGCCCAGCCGGAGCCGGTGCCCGCGGTGGCGCGGGAGTGA
- a CDS encoding 5-formyltetrahydrofolate cyclo-ligase: MTRDEAVDKDAVPSKEAARREVYRRLREAGAARFPFPIEGRIPNFQGAERAAARLRELEIYRRARALKVNPDTPQLPVRAMALADGKTLYMPTPRLRGAFLRIRPQDVPRGEERRAAQLSKAAEYGRFVPLAELAPEAAPIDLVVAGAVAVTRDGARAGKGEGYADYEYALLRELGHPELPVVTTVHPLQLVDRLPVDPHDLSVDVVVTPDQVIRTRTPYPKPRGIRWEEVTEEDLQAMPVLRELRALLWERMTVPEVLVPGLAAVFVGLNPGRASATAGHHFAGPNNLFWRLLHEAGFVPRVLRPEEDGLLPRWGLGVTNVVPRATQGEADLTWDELAAGGAVLREKMARVRPRLVVLLGKQVYRAYAGLARTARVEWGPQPRESVPGVREFAAPNPSSRSTVPYEERLRLFREARAWLQDASRA; encoded by the coding sequence GTGACGAGGGACGAGGCTGTAGATAAGGATGCCGTTCCGAGCAAGGAGGCGGCGCGGCGGGAGGTGTACCGCCGCCTGCGGGAGGCCGGCGCGGCGCGCTTCCCCTTTCCCATCGAGGGCCGCATCCCCAACTTCCAGGGTGCCGAGCGGGCCGCCGCCCGGCTGCGGGAACTGGAGATCTACCGGCGCGCCCGGGCGCTCAAGGTCAATCCCGACACGCCCCAGCTGCCCGTCCGGGCCATGGCCCTGGCCGACGGCAAGACCCTCTACATGCCCACCCCGCGCCTGCGCGGCGCCTTCCTGCGCATTCGCCCCCAGGACGTCCCCCGCGGCGAGGAGCGCCGGGCCGCCCAGCTCAGCAAGGCGGCCGAGTACGGCCGGTTCGTCCCCCTGGCCGAGCTGGCCCCGGAGGCGGCGCCCATCGACCTGGTGGTGGCGGGGGCGGTGGCGGTGACCCGCGACGGCGCGCGGGCGGGCAAGGGCGAGGGGTACGCCGACTACGAGTACGCCCTGCTGCGGGAGCTCGGGCACCCCGAGCTGCCCGTGGTGACCACCGTCCACCCGCTGCAGCTGGTGGACCGGCTGCCCGTCGATCCCCACGACCTGTCGGTGGACGTGGTCGTCACCCCGGACCAGGTGATCCGGACCCGGACCCCATACCCCAAGCCCCGGGGCATCCGGTGGGAAGAGGTGACCGAAGAGGATCTCCAGGCCATGCCGGTGCTCCGGGAGCTCCGCGCCCTGCTCTGGGAGCGCATGACGGTGCCCGAGGTGCTGGTGCCGGGTCTGGCGGCGGTGTTCGTCGGGCTCAACCCCGGCCGCGCCAGCGCCACCGCCGGCCACCACTTCGCCGGACCCAACAACCTCTTCTGGCGGCTGCTCCACGAGGCGGGGTTCGTGCCGCGGGTGCTGCGGCCGGAAGAGGACGGGCTCCTGCCCCGCTGGGGCCTGGGCGTGACCAACGTGGTCCCGCGGGCCACCCAGGGCGAAGCGGACCTCACCTGGGACGAGCTGGCCGCGGGCGGCGCGGTGCTGCGGGAGAAGATGGCCCGCGTCCGGCCGCGGCTGGTGGTCCTGCTGGGGAAGCAAGTGTACCGGGCTTATGCCGGGCTGGCCCGCACGGCGCGGGTGGAATGGGGGCCTCAGCCCCGGGAGTCGGTGCCCGGGGTGCGGGAGTTCGCGGCGCCGAACCCGTCGAGCCGCAGCACGGTACCCTATGAGGAGCGGCTGCGCCTCTTCCGGGAAGCGCGGGCGTGGCTGCAGGATGCGTCGCGGGCGTAG
- a CDS encoding DUF4260 family protein, whose product MARVWLRLEGLLLALAALVAYGAAGGGWAAFIVFFVLPDGIGLVPFALAARGTGGRWPRDRLRPAGTGGRRRRGAQDAQPLVAPRWFLLYNAAHSTALPLLLALLGWWATGRVYLPLLGWLTHIGLDRALGLGLKLYPYLRSTHLQLEEAPLRPRW is encoded by the coding sequence GTGGCGCGGGTGTGGCTGCGGCTCGAGGGCCTGCTGCTGGCCTTGGCGGCGCTGGTGGCGTACGGCGCCGCCGGAGGCGGCTGGGCCGCGTTCATCGTGTTCTTCGTCCTGCCCGATGGGATCGGGCTCGTGCCCTTCGCCCTGGCCGCCCGCGGCACCGGCGGCCGGTGGCCCCGGGACCGCCTTCGCCCCGCCGGGACGGGAGGACGGCGGCGCCGGGGAGCGCAGGACGCCCAGCCCCTGGTGGCGCCGCGCTGGTTCCTCCTGTATAACGCGGCTCACAGCACCGCCCTGCCCTTGCTGCTGGCCCTTCTGGGGTGGTGGGCGACGGGCCGCGTCTACCTGCCCCTGCTGGGCTGGCTGACCCACATCGGCCTCGACCGCGCCCTGGGGCTGGGGCTCAAGCTCTATCCCTACCTGCGCTCGACCCACCTGCAACTCGAGGAGGCTCCTCTACGGCCCCGGTGGTAG
- a CDS encoding MarR family winged helix-turn-helix transcriptional regulator, with translation MSGWEILQQIWRLQQVVLREATPCLERHGLFRMAPFALAMVRRCGTPSGVANALGLPAPTVSHILRRLEAEGWVVRQVDPGDLRRYRLALTPAGQEALAAARACLEAVMDRRLECLAPAERDALRRLLARLQEDLPPSGVGDVRAAAGDPGVDPAGDPGVEREGAVPREGTAARDEPAR, from the coding sequence ATGAGCGGTTGGGAGATCCTCCAGCAGATCTGGCGCCTGCAGCAGGTGGTCTTGCGGGAGGCCACGCCCTGCCTGGAGCGGCACGGGCTCTTCCGCATGGCGCCCTTTGCCCTGGCCATGGTCCGGCGGTGCGGCACGCCGTCGGGGGTGGCGAACGCTCTGGGCCTGCCGGCGCCCACCGTGAGCCACATCCTGCGCCGCCTCGAAGCCGAGGGCTGGGTCGTCCGTCAGGTCGATCCCGGCGACCTGCGCCGCTACCGGCTTGCCCTCACGCCGGCCGGGCAGGAGGCGCTGGCGGCGGCCCGGGCGTGCCTGGAGGCGGTGATGGACCGCCGCCTGGAGTGTTTGGCGCCGGCGGAGCGGGATGCGCTGCGCCGGCTGTTGGCGCGGTTGCAGGAGGATCTCCCGCCCAGCGGCGTGGGCGACGTCCGGGCCGCTGCCGGCGATCCCGGCGTCGACCCTGCCGGCGACCCTGGCGTCGAACGTGAAGGAGCGGTGCCCCGTGAAGGAACGGCAGCCCGTGACGAACCAGCCCGCTGA
- a CDS encoding MOSC domain-containing protein: MPFATTCRVEAVLVATDPDTFVTRRVEAVEVDLGGIPGDRHHGLTRPAGSREPMYPRGTPIRNRRQLSAVSVEECQAIADGLGLDAVLPEWLGANLLLSGLPELTRLPAGARLLFPSGAGLVCEGENRPCRHPGEVLARLHPLHPERAALPVRFVQVARGRRGIVLSVERPGRIARGDAVRIWLPRR, from the coding sequence ATGCCGTTTGCCACGACGTGCCGGGTCGAAGCCGTGCTGGTCGCCACCGACCCGGACACCTTCGTCACGCGCCGCGTGGAGGCGGTGGAGGTCGACCTGGGAGGAATCCCGGGCGATCGCCACCACGGCCTCACCCGCCCTGCGGGCAGCCGCGAGCCCATGTACCCGCGGGGCACCCCCATCCGCAACCGGCGCCAGCTCAGCGCCGTCTCCGTCGAGGAGTGCCAGGCCATCGCCGACGGGCTGGGCCTCGACGCCGTCCTGCCCGAATGGCTGGGTGCCAACCTGCTGCTCTCCGGCCTGCCTGAGCTAACCCGGCTGCCCGCGGGGGCGCGCCTGCTCTTCCCCAGCGGAGCCGGGCTGGTCTGCGAAGGGGAGAACCGCCCCTGCCGTCACCCCGGGGAGGTGCTGGCGCGCCTGCATCCCCTGCACCCGGAGCGGGCGGCCCTGCCCGTCCGGTTCGTCCAGGTCGCCCGGGGGCGGCGCGGGATCGTGCTGTCGGTGGAGCGGCCGGGCCGCATCGCCCGCGGTGACGCGGTGCGGATCTGGCTGCCGCGACGGTGA
- a CDS encoding ATP-binding cassette domain-containing protein, which yields MDGTGMAGRDRTGMAPWGTAAGTTATVTPDAAAAGTGMRLQLEGVTKIYGRRKVAVEDVSLTWGPGVLGLLGPNGAGKSTLLGILATLVEPTRGRVQIGPWALPHDQHAVRRHLGYLPQEGGWFPQLTVYETLDFAAIFKGIQDPAARRREIERRLEQVGLQDARHVRAGRLSGGMRRRLGIAMALLGDPLLILLDEPTAGLDPEERVRFRQLLGGLGRDRLVIFSTHVVEDIAATCEEVAVMAGGRLRWLGPPADLAACAAGLVWEVEGRAPEGAVVVSSRREGAATRSRVLAWHEPPGARPASPTVEDGYVSLLRGLAAGRAGRAAATPGGSGRLSQPAHLPAQASDRGCGSPDPASGHARDDVSDPASGRTPGPRPEGEGAGR from the coding sequence ATGGACGGAACGGGAATGGCAGGCCGCGACCGGACAGGGATGGCGCCCTGGGGCACGGCGGCGGGGACCACGGCGACGGTCACGCCGGACGCGGCGGCTGCCGGAACGGGCATGCGCCTGCAGCTCGAGGGCGTGACCAAGATCTACGGCCGGCGCAAGGTGGCCGTCGAGGACGTGAGCCTGACCTGGGGGCCCGGCGTGCTGGGTCTTCTGGGTCCCAACGGAGCCGGCAAGAGCACCCTGCTGGGCATCCTGGCCACCCTGGTGGAACCCACGCGGGGGCGCGTGCAAATCGGCCCCTGGGCGCTTCCCCACGACCAGCACGCGGTGCGCCGGCACTTGGGTTACCTCCCGCAGGAAGGGGGCTGGTTTCCCCAGCTGACGGTCTACGAGACCCTGGACTTCGCCGCCATCTTCAAGGGCATCCAGGATCCTGCCGCCCGCCGCCGGGAGATCGAGCGGCGGCTGGAGCAGGTGGGTTTGCAGGACGCCCGTCACGTCCGGGCCGGGCGGCTCTCGGGCGGCATGCGCCGCCGCCTGGGCATCGCCATGGCCCTCCTGGGCGATCCCCTGCTCATCTTGCTGGACGAACCCACCGCCGGGCTGGATCCGGAGGAACGGGTCCGGTTCCGCCAGCTCCTGGGGGGCCTCGGCCGCGATCGGCTGGTCATCTTCTCCACCCACGTGGTGGAGGACATCGCCGCCACCTGTGAGGAGGTGGCCGTCATGGCCGGTGGGCGGCTCCGGTGGTTGGGACCGCCCGCCGACCTGGCCGCCTGCGCCGCCGGGCTCGTCTGGGAGGTGGAGGGACGCGCCCCCGAGGGGGCGGTGGTGGTGTCGTCCCGGCGGGAAGGCGCGGCGACGCGCTCGCGGGTGCTGGCGTGGCACGAGCCGCCGGGCGCCCGGCCCGCGTCGCCGACGGTGGAAGATGGCTACGTCTCCCTGCTGCGGGGGCTGGCGGCGGGACGGGCCGGGCGAGCGGCGGCCACCCCCGGAGGGAGCGGGCGGCTGTCGCAGCCGGCCCACCTCCCCGCGCAGGCATCCGACCGGGGCTGCGGTTCCCCGGATCCTGCCTCCGGCCACGCCCGCGACGACGTCTCGGACCCTGCCTCCGGTCGCACGCCGGGGCCGCGGCCTGAAGGGGAGGGAGCCGGCCGGTGA
- a CDS encoding ABC transporter ATP-binding protein, with translation MSVPALASPTLAWQGLVLPGNRPIPIPDGFAAPGVTLVEGPAGSGKSLFLRVLATLAVPRAGRVRYPWPGRDGSLVTFPGAGPDDLARVRGCTGYVPQEGRVLQGMKVASALAYLAALRAVPDARQAVAAILARWGLAGAAGQRLEELSGGQWRRWLLAQSQLTRPALWILDEPARGLDHGGVELLREALEGYRSAAARGALVWAVVVDSEGRVADLADQHLVLSSREGWRDP, from the coding sequence GTGTCCGTGCCCGCGTTGGCCTCGCCCACCTTGGCGTGGCAGGGGCTGGTCTTGCCAGGGAACCGCCCCATCCCCATTCCCGATGGCTTCGCCGCGCCTGGCGTGACCCTGGTGGAGGGGCCGGCCGGCTCGGGGAAGTCCCTCTTCCTGCGCGTCCTGGCGACCCTGGCCGTACCCCGGGCGGGCCGGGTGCGGTACCCGTGGCCCGGTCGCGACGGCAGCCTGGTGACCTTCCCGGGGGCGGGGCCGGACGACCTGGCCCGCGTGCGCGGGTGCACCGGCTACGTGCCCCAGGAGGGCCGGGTTCTTCAGGGGATGAAGGTCGCCAGCGCCCTGGCGTACCTGGCGGCCCTCCGCGCCGTGCCCGATGCCCGCCAGGCGGTGGCCGCGATCCTGGCGCGCTGGGGTCTGGCCGGAGCCGCCGGCCAGCGGCTGGAGGAGCTTTCAGGCGGCCAGTGGCGGCGGTGGCTGCTGGCCCAGAGCCAGCTGACCCGCCCGGCCCTGTGGATCCTGGACGAACCCGCCCGCGGCCTGGACCACGGGGGCGTGGAGCTGCTGCGGGAAGCCCTGGAGGGGTACCGCTCCGCAGCAGCCCGCGGCGCCCTGGTGTGGGCGGTGGTGGTGGACAGCGAGGGGCGCGTGGCCGACCTGGCCGATCAGCACCTGGTGCTTTCTTCCAGAGAGGGATGGCGCGACCCTTAG
- a CDS encoding ROK family protein — translation MAIHRDRYGTASGDPAPGAAAREAAGAGTAAGTGGGAGDGVVLGIDLGGTKIALGLVDRRGKVLADVTLPTEATAGPAAAMDRLAAAARQLAARADRKPLAAGVGAPGPLLLPEGRFTGTPNLPGWNGFALRDELARRLGIPVAVNNDANAAALAEARLGAGRGAAVMVYVTVGTGIGGGLVVGGKLFSGVNGNGVEIGHTTLDPDGPPCGCGNRGCWEALASGPALARLAGERLGPSPRRPGGQWTAKDLLEAAAAGDPAARAVADEYARRLGVGLANAVNAFNPDRLVLGGGVMARYDLLAPAMEAEMRRRALPANAAAVALAPATLGKRAGLVGAALLAWDLLDEPGPGR, via the coding sequence ATGGCTATTCACAGGGATCGGTATGGGACCGCGTCCGGCGATCCCGCGCCAGGCGCCGCGGCCCGGGAGGCCGCCGGGGCGGGGACCGCCGCCGGCACCGGCGGAGGTGCCGGGGACGGGGTCGTCCTGGGGATCGACCTCGGGGGAACCAAGATCGCTCTGGGACTGGTGGACCGCCGGGGCAAGGTGCTGGCCGACGTCACCTTGCCCACCGAGGCGACGGCCGGTCCGGCGGCGGCCATGGACCGCCTCGCCGCCGCCGCCCGCCAGCTGGCGGCCCGGGCCGACCGGAAGCCGCTGGCGGCCGGGGTGGGGGCGCCGGGTCCGCTGCTGCTGCCCGAGGGCCGGTTCACCGGCACGCCCAACCTGCCCGGCTGGAACGGATTCGCCTTGCGGGACGAGCTGGCGCGCCGGCTGGGAATCCCCGTCGCCGTCAACAACGACGCCAACGCCGCCGCCCTGGCCGAGGCGCGCCTGGGTGCCGGCCGGGGGGCGGCGGTCATGGTCTACGTGACCGTGGGAACGGGCATCGGCGGTGGCCTGGTGGTCGGCGGCAAGCTGTTCAGCGGGGTCAACGGCAACGGGGTGGAGATCGGGCACACGACCCTGGACCCCGACGGGCCGCCCTGCGGCTGCGGCAACCGCGGGTGCTGGGAGGCCCTGGCCTCCGGCCCGGCCCTGGCCCGGCTAGCCGGCGAGCGTCTGGGCCCCTCGCCCCGCCGGCCCGGCGGGCAGTGGACGGCCAAGGACCTGCTCGAGGCGGCGGCCGCCGGCGACCCTGCCGCGCGGGCGGTGGCGGACGAGTACGCCCGGCGCCTCGGTGTGGGGCTGGCCAATGCCGTCAACGCGTTCAACCCCGACCGCCTGGTGCTGGGGGGCGGGGTGATGGCCCGTTACGACCTGCTGGCGCCGGCGATGGAGGCGGAGATGCGCCGCCGGGCCCTGCCGGCCAACGCGGCGGCGGTGGCCCTGGCGCCGGCCACCCTGGGCAAGCGGGCGGGGCTGGTGGGGGCGGCCCTGCTGGCCTGGGACCTGCTGGACGAACCCGGCCCGGGGCGGTGA